The following are from one region of the Pseudodesulfovibrio piezophilus C1TLV30 genome:
- a CDS encoding FAD binding domain-containing protein, with protein sequence MVGSIPSSLDHALRLAQVEPFMPVAGGTDVMIRFKGGAMKHALPPLFIGDLKELKGVWKEQGYLCIGACETYANIIKAAEVPVVFKKALSQIGSPAIRNQGTLGGNICNASPAGDALPLLFLFKAEVVLASKEGERVLPLEEFITGPGQTGRKGNELLIMIRINEAFLSKRYFYVFEKMGNRKADAISKASFALRLLLDDKSVIDMDAAFGAMGPRVTLLNDTIKSLILGKEFPLANLDTTLLRENLFSLLTPIDDQRSTAKYRKTVALNLLSHYLTTNHMDQYKGAR encoded by the coding sequence GTGGTAGGTTCTATCCCTTCCAGTCTGGACCATGCACTGCGCCTGGCGCAGGTGGAGCCCTTCATGCCGGTTGCTGGCGGGACTGATGTGATGATTCGTTTCAAGGGTGGGGCCATGAAGCATGCTCTGCCACCACTTTTCATAGGTGATCTCAAGGAATTAAAGGGTGTTTGGAAAGAACAGGGATACCTCTGTATCGGAGCCTGCGAGACGTATGCCAATATCATTAAGGCGGCAGAGGTCCCCGTGGTTTTCAAAAAAGCTCTGTCCCAGATCGGCTCTCCGGCCATTCGCAACCAGGGAACCCTCGGGGGCAATATTTGCAATGCTTCTCCTGCGGGAGATGCCCTGCCGTTACTTTTCCTTTTTAAGGCAGAGGTCGTTCTGGCATCCAAGGAAGGGGAGCGAGTTCTTCCTTTGGAAGAGTTTATCACCGGTCCTGGTCAAACCGGGCGCAAGGGAAACGAACTGCTGATCATGATCAGGATCAACGAAGCCTTTTTGTCGAAAAGGTATTTTTATGTCTTCGAGAAGATGGGGAATCGCAAGGCTGATGCGATTTCAAAAGCTTCCTTTGCCCTGCGGCTTCTCCTCGATGACAAGAGTGTCATCGACATGGATGCCGCTTTCGGGGCCATGGGCCCTCGAGTCACTCTGCTCAATGATACAATCAAGAGCCTCATTTTGGGAAAGGAATTTCCTCTTGCTAATTTGGATACAACGCTTCTCAGGGAGAATCTTTTCTCCCTTTTGACACCTATCGACGATCAACGATCAACAGCAAAATACAGAAAAACAGTGGCTCTGAATCTTTTATCCCACTACCTGACAACAAATCATATGGATCAATATAAGGGGGCGAGATGA
- a CDS encoding molybdopterin-binding protein yields MEKIAVEKAVGSVLAHDLTRIVKGKSKGVAFRKGHVVGESDIPVLKDMGKNHLYVFELSDNALHENDGAVFLATLLEGPHVERAEPAEGKVSLFSSCTGLLDIDVELLKRVNGAEGVIVATRHTDSIVQKGDMLAGVKIIPLTIGKEVLSDIERSVVREGTPLVQVRPFHPLKVGLIMTGSEVFEGRIKDTFSDVIEQKIASLGGQVVKKIYAPDERDFLHDKAEMVMAEDVDLLVFAGGMSVDPDDLTPSVIAHFATDIITYGSPVLPGAMFMMAYRESLPIIGVPACGMFHKTTMLDLVLPRLFAKDRISGDFIVNKAHGGLCLNCPECLYPHCPFGK; encoded by the coding sequence GTGGAAAAAATAGCAGTAGAGAAAGCCGTCGGTTCAGTACTGGCCCATGACCTTACCCGTATTGTTAAGGGGAAGAGCAAAGGAGTGGCCTTTAGAAAAGGGCATGTTGTTGGAGAGTCGGATATCCCTGTTTTAAAAGATATGGGGAAAAATCACCTCTATGTTTTTGAGCTTTCCGACAACGCTTTGCATGAGAATGATGGAGCCGTCTTCCTGGCCACGCTTCTGGAAGGACCCCATGTAGAAAGGGCTGAGCCAGCCGAGGGAAAAGTCAGCCTTTTCAGCTCCTGCACTGGATTACTGGATATTGATGTCGAACTTTTGAAGCGCGTCAATGGAGCGGAAGGAGTTATTGTTGCCACCCGGCATACCGATTCCATTGTCCAAAAAGGGGATATGCTGGCTGGCGTTAAGATAATCCCCCTGACCATCGGTAAGGAAGTTTTGTCGGATATCGAGAGGAGTGTTGTCAGAGAGGGCACCCCTCTTGTGCAGGTCAGACCTTTCCACCCGTTGAAAGTTGGCTTGATTATGACGGGATCTGAGGTCTTTGAAGGGCGTATCAAAGATACATTTTCCGATGTCATTGAACAGAAGATCGCTTCTCTCGGTGGGCAGGTTGTCAAAAAAATCTATGCCCCTGACGAGAGAGATTTTCTTCATGACAAGGCCGAGATGGTTATGGCTGAAGATGTTGACCTTCTGGTCTTTGCCGGTGGTATGAGCGTCGATCCAGACGACTTGACGCCATCCGTTATTGCCCACTTTGCGACCGATATAATAACGTATGGGTCGCCTGTACTCCCCGGAGCCATGTTCATGATGGCATACAGGGAGAGCCTCCCCATTATCGGAGTCCCCGCCTGTGGGATGTTCCACAAGACAACCATGCTTGATTTGGTGCTTCCCCGTCTCTTTGCCAAAGATAGGATCAGCGGTGACTTTATAGTGAACAAGGCCCACGGCGGCCTTTGTCTCAACTGTCCCGAGTGTCTTTACCCTCATTGTCCATTTGGAAAATAG
- a CDS encoding nucleobase:cation symporter-2 family protein — MSNNQQAVSEMIFKLEDRPSAAKAFFAALQHLMAIFVGIVTPAIVISGAVGFSTEVSSYLISMSLFVSGVATFIQCRKIGPIGSGILSIQGTSFTFLSLCIGIGLSVKAAGGSEGEMLASIFGTCLLASPVEMIFSRFVPLLNKIITPLVSGIVVTLIGLSLIKVGLTDVGGGAWLLAHKPESFANAQNLTLAAIVLVVIILFNRSSNKWLRMGAIVFGLVAGYVAAALLGKVDFSSVSKLELIALPIPFKFGMAISWPHLIPMALLFLVTTVESMGDLTATSMVSGEPVEGELYMKRISGGILGDGINSALAAVFNTFPNTTFSQNNGVIQMTGVASRYVGYWIAGLLVLFGIFPVIGGVFSVIPSSVLGGATLIMFGTVAAAGIRIIASSIIDRRGVLIMAISFALGLGVVFVPQVLQAFPPFFKGVFSSAITTGGLTAILLNIILPRSFHEQPAAGSMEDMV; from the coding sequence ATGAGTAACAATCAGCAGGCCGTCTCAGAGATGATTTTCAAATTGGAAGATCGTCCGAGTGCTGCCAAGGCGTTTTTCGCCGCCCTTCAACACTTAATGGCGATTTTTGTTGGTATCGTCACTCCGGCAATCGTCATTTCCGGGGCTGTTGGGTTCAGTACAGAAGTGTCTTCCTATCTGATCAGCATGTCCCTTTTTGTCTCCGGAGTAGCCACTTTTATACAATGCCGTAAAATCGGACCTATTGGGTCCGGTATTCTCAGTATTCAGGGGACGAGTTTTACCTTTTTGTCTCTTTGTATCGGCATCGGACTTTCTGTTAAAGCGGCTGGCGGGTCGGAAGGGGAAATGCTGGCTTCGATTTTCGGAACCTGTCTGCTCGCTTCTCCGGTGGAGATGATTTTCAGTCGCTTTGTTCCTTTGCTTAACAAAATAATCACTCCTCTGGTCAGTGGCATCGTCGTCACGCTCATCGGTCTTTCTCTGATCAAGGTTGGGCTGACCGATGTGGGAGGCGGAGCCTGGCTTCTTGCCCACAAACCCGAGAGTTTTGCCAATGCTCAGAACCTGACACTGGCAGCCATCGTGCTGGTCGTGATTATTCTCTTCAATAGAAGCAGCAACAAGTGGCTTCGCATGGGAGCTATTGTTTTTGGTCTTGTAGCCGGTTATGTGGCGGCAGCGTTGCTCGGAAAAGTCGATTTCAGTAGTGTCTCCAAGCTCGAACTGATTGCTCTGCCTATTCCTTTCAAGTTTGGCATGGCTATCAGTTGGCCTCATCTCATTCCCATGGCTTTGCTTTTTTTGGTTACGACCGTCGAGTCCATGGGTGATCTAACTGCCACTTCCATGGTCTCTGGCGAGCCGGTGGAAGGGGAACTCTACATGAAGCGTATTTCAGGCGGGATTCTGGGGGATGGAATCAATTCCGCTCTTGCCGCTGTTTTCAATACCTTCCCCAACACGACTTTCAGCCAGAACAACGGTGTTATTCAGATGACCGGTGTCGCAAGTCGTTATGTTGGGTATTGGATTGCCGGTCTTCTGGTTCTCTTTGGTATCTTTCCTGTCATTGGTGGCGTTTTTTCCGTGATTCCCAGTTCGGTTCTGGGTGGTGCAACGCTGATCATGTTCGGGACGGTTGCAGCCGCAGGTATCAGAATTATTGCTTCCAGCATTATTGATCGGCGGGGTGTTTTGATAATGGCCATATCCTTTGCCTTGGGGCTTGGTGTTGTCTTCGTTCCACAGGTTTTGCAGGCATTCCCTCCCTTCTTTAAGGGGGTCTTTAGCTCTGCCATCACTACGGGTGGGCTGACAGCTATCCTCCTGAATATCATTCTCCCTCGCAGCTTTCACGAGCAGCCTGCGGCAGGGTCGATGGAAGACATGGTCTAA
- a CDS encoding molybdopterin-dependent oxidoreductase: MKTIRCTINGKQVETLVDPKRRLLDFLREEQGLMGAKNGCGKGHCGTCTVVIDGQAKRSCLVTMGSCDKSAIETIESLGTEDKLHPLQATFIEEGAVQCGFCTPGMIMAAKALLGRTLSPSDEEMRHALRHNICRCTGYGAIFRAIHKAAAIMRGDIQQTSGTFDRGDYIGANVPKKDGIAKVVGAPIFAADLKEDEVLYGVPVFSEHAHAEILAIETAEADAVHGIARVATSGDVPGINKFGLFVPQQPVLCQDKVKYFGDVVACVYGETLEAARLGASRVSVKYKVLKPLTDAEENIKDGAPCIHEDTDNNIIHHVSVRKGDVEKGFAQADVVIENIYQTQAVEHAYLEPESCLTKMVDGVLTLYSGSQGSLAFKKMVQENLCLEDDKVRVVFTATGGGFGGKEEPTVQLLAALGTFLTNRPVKMVMTREESIRMSTKRHPMKIWMKHGVTRDGRITAMRSRVIGDAGAYSSQTKPVIFRSAVTASGPYKVENVEADSYGVYTHKNPHGAFRGFGSTQASFACESQMDQLAEAIGMDPFTLREINGFTKGVETSTGQLLHDGIGYLDTLKDAHKGLLALKEEFSSVERPGHLKLGFGLASAYKNVGIGTGLADKAGAYVEMTEQGRILVSIGATDMGQGVDTLSAQIAGSVLGVPYELIDVVACDTLTCPDGGMTTASRQTFVTGNAVKEAAQILKKTLAPYLAESGIVSCEHLRNAWNQARKDGVETKVEHDYYPPKTHAHRTDANYKEGEDRSTYDIHYSYCFASSAVALEVNTQTGEVTVLKVYSSQDVGKAIHPKNVIGQIEGSVAMGVGLGLTEEFVSDGEKMLPQNLKSFGLLTSESMPPVVASYVEEAQEKGPFGAKGMGEVGLNPLAPAIANAIYDAIGKRLTHLPMKPEKVLKALKS, from the coding sequence ATGAAAACCATCAGATGCACGATCAACGGTAAACAAGTAGAAACCTTGGTTGATCCAAAACGCCGACTGCTCGATTTCCTGCGTGAGGAGCAGGGGCTTATGGGTGCTAAAAACGGCTGCGGGAAAGGGCACTGCGGAACCTGTACCGTGGTCATTGATGGGCAAGCCAAGCGTTCATGTCTTGTGACCATGGGGTCTTGTGATAAGAGCGCGATCGAAACCATTGAGTCCCTTGGGACTGAAGACAAGCTGCACCCCTTGCAGGCGACTTTCATTGAAGAAGGTGCCGTACAATGCGGTTTTTGTACTCCGGGTATGATCATGGCGGCCAAGGCTTTGCTGGGCCGCACTCTTTCCCCCTCGGATGAGGAAATGCGACATGCTCTGCGGCATAATATTTGCCGTTGCACCGGCTACGGTGCGATCTTCAGGGCCATACACAAGGCTGCCGCCATCATGCGGGGGGATATTCAGCAGACCTCCGGAACGTTTGATAGGGGTGATTATATCGGTGCTAATGTTCCCAAGAAGGACGGTATTGCCAAGGTTGTCGGAGCGCCCATCTTTGCTGCAGATCTCAAGGAAGATGAGGTGCTTTACGGGGTCCCCGTATTTAGTGAACACGCCCACGCAGAGATTCTTGCCATAGAGACTGCCGAAGCCGATGCTGTCCACGGTATTGCGAGGGTCGCGACCTCTGGTGACGTGCCTGGTATAAATAAATTTGGACTTTTTGTCCCGCAACAGCCTGTGTTGTGTCAGGATAAAGTAAAATATTTCGGTGATGTGGTTGCGTGTGTTTATGGAGAGACTCTCGAGGCAGCCAGGCTTGGAGCTTCCAGGGTTTCTGTCAAGTATAAGGTCTTGAAACCTTTGACTGACGCTGAAGAGAACATCAAGGATGGTGCGCCTTGTATCCATGAAGATACTGATAACAACATCATTCACCACGTGAGTGTCCGCAAAGGCGATGTGGAGAAAGGGTTTGCCCAGGCTGATGTTGTGATAGAAAATATTTATCAGACACAGGCCGTGGAGCACGCTTATCTAGAGCCGGAATCCTGTTTGACCAAGATGGTTGATGGGGTGCTGACGCTCTATTCCGGCAGCCAGGGATCTCTGGCCTTCAAGAAGATGGTTCAGGAAAATCTTTGTCTTGAAGATGACAAGGTGCGGGTTGTTTTCACGGCCACAGGAGGCGGTTTCGGAGGCAAGGAAGAACCCACTGTGCAGCTCTTGGCAGCTTTGGGGACATTCTTGACTAACAGGCCTGTGAAAATGGTCATGACTCGCGAAGAATCCATTCGCATGAGCACCAAACGGCATCCCATGAAGATATGGATGAAGCATGGAGTGACCAGGGATGGTCGCATCACTGCCATGCGGTCCAGAGTCATTGGTGATGCCGGAGCCTATAGCTCTCAGACAAAACCTGTCATATTCCGTTCCGCAGTCACGGCGTCCGGTCCCTATAAAGTCGAGAATGTGGAGGCTGATTCCTATGGTGTCTATACTCATAAGAATCCTCATGGAGCATTCAGAGGATTCGGCAGTACCCAGGCCAGCTTTGCCTGTGAAAGTCAGATGGACCAATTGGCCGAGGCCATCGGTATGGACCCATTTACATTGCGGGAAATCAACGGGTTCACCAAAGGAGTAGAGACGAGTACAGGCCAACTTTTGCATGATGGCATCGGCTATCTTGATACTTTGAAAGATGCCCACAAGGGACTTTTGGCATTGAAAGAAGAGTTCTCTTCCGTGGAGCGGCCAGGACATCTCAAGCTGGGATTTGGCCTTGCCAGTGCTTACAAAAATGTCGGCATCGGCACTGGTCTGGCAGACAAGGCCGGCGCTTATGTGGAAATGACAGAACAGGGGAGGATTTTGGTCAGTATTGGAGCGACCGATATGGGGCAGGGGGTGGATACCTTGAGTGCCCAGATTGCGGGAAGTGTCCTTGGCGTTCCCTATGAGCTTATTGACGTGGTCGCCTGCGACACCCTGACCTGTCCTGATGGTGGTATGACCACTGCCTCTCGGCAGACTTTTGTGACTGGAAACGCAGTCAAGGAAGCGGCTCAAATATTGAAAAAGACTCTTGCTCCCTACCTGGCAGAGAGTGGAATCGTCTCATGCGAGCACTTGAGAAATGCTTGGAATCAGGCTCGGAAGGATGGGGTGGAAACCAAGGTTGAACATGATTACTATCCGCCTAAGACTCACGCTCATCGAACCGATGCCAACTACAAGGAAGGGGAAGACCGTTCCACTTATGATATCCATTATTCGTATTGTTTTGCTTCATCCGCTGTGGCTTTGGAGGTGAACACCCAGACCGGAGAGGTCACAGTGCTCAAGGTTTATTCCTCTCAGGACGTCGGCAAGGCAATTCATCCCAAGAATGTCATCGGTCAGATAGAAGGCTCTGTCGCCATGGGGGTCGGACTTGGATTGACTGAAGAATTCGTCTCGGATGGAGAGAAGATGCTCCCTCAGAACCTGAAATCCTTCGGACTTCTGACGAGTGAGAGCATGCCTCCCGTGGTAGCGAGCTATGTGGAAGAAGCCCAGGAAAAAGGGCCGTTTGGCGCCAAGGGAATGGGCGAGGTCGGGTTGAATCCTCTGGCTCCGGCCATCGCGAATGCCATCTATGATGCTATAGGGAAAAGGTTGACACACCTGCCTATGAAACCTGAGAAGGTCTTGAAAGCGTTGAAATCATAA
- a CDS encoding helix-turn-helix domain-containing protein — MLGRKIKAKRIELGISQKKLAEMTDLTPGFLSQIERDLAEPSVTSLRKISRALNVPVFYFLMEDDDQKAVVKKDQRRKLNFHNSHMTYELLCPDLNRQMEMFMGELEPGAMTCEEPLPHPGEEVTYVLKGKMWIRIGEDEYSLEEGDTIYYQGSIPHQIKNVGSEMMVFISTITPPLF; from the coding sequence ATGCTGGGTAGGAAAATAAAGGCAAAGAGAATTGAGCTTGGTATCAGCCAAAAAAAATTGGCTGAAATGACGGATTTGACACCAGGCTTTTTGAGTCAGATCGAGAGGGATCTGGCTGAACCTTCGGTTACTTCACTTCGAAAGATATCTCGAGCCTTGAATGTGCCCGTTTTCTACTTTCTCATGGAAGATGATGATCAAAAGGCTGTGGTCAAAAAGGATCAGCGTCGCAAGCTGAATTTTCATAATTCTCATATGACCTATGAGCTTCTTTGTCCTGATTTGAATCGTCAGATGGAGATGTTCATGGGGGAACTTGAGCCGGGAGCAATGACGTGCGAAGAGCCTCTGCCCCATCCGGGTGAAGAGGTCACTTATGTTTTGAAAGGGAAGATGTGGATTCGCATCGGCGAAGACGAATATTCTCTGGAAGAGGGGGATACCATTTACTATCAGGGAAGCATCCCCCACCAGATAAAAAACGTGGGGTCCGAGATGATGGTTTTCATCTCAACCATCACGCCACCATTGTTTTAG
- a CDS encoding 4Fe-4S binding protein: MDLKTSVAGMEFKTPLLPASGPLVGDAEKMMALYERGVGGMVSKTISLQGAHVPRPCIQSGKNYVTNAELWSEYALDTWKDEILPAVRPKLDIPLLISMGYTKDDMKGLIPHLDPFADAFEISTHYVGKDLSVIRETIRTIRSMTDKPFFMKMSPHMPDPVAFCEMVLENGGNGIVAINSLGPAMSIDLKSRSTSMGNSQGEVWMSGPAIKPLALAFISRIKKALPECEIIGVGGVATADDVLEFLLAGASAVQMLSAAMLKGVDLYRTILNDLPERLVHYGFASVQEVVETDLIIPQVSYEVCLPRIDAEKCILCDRCVKACPYMALTHEDDGIRVNQEKCFGCSFCRSLCPKSAITYGV, translated from the coding sequence ATGGATTTGAAGACAAGCGTAGCCGGTATGGAGTTCAAGACCCCTCTTCTCCCAGCTTCTGGCCCTCTGGTCGGGGATGCGGAAAAAATGATGGCCCTGTACGAGCGGGGCGTAGGGGGGATGGTCAGTAAGACCATTTCGCTGCAAGGAGCGCACGTTCCCCGTCCCTGTATTCAGTCCGGGAAAAACTATGTGACCAATGCTGAGCTTTGGTCCGAGTATGCTCTGGATACGTGGAAGGATGAAATCCTTCCGGCGGTCAGGCCCAAGCTTGATATCCCTCTCCTTATCAGCATGGGGTATACAAAGGATGACATGAAAGGGCTGATTCCTCATCTGGACCCTTTTGCCGATGCCTTTGAAATATCCACTCATTACGTTGGCAAGGATCTTTCAGTCATCAGGGAGACGATCAGGACAATCCGTTCCATGACGGATAAGCCGTTTTTCATGAAGATGTCTCCCCATATGCCAGATCCCGTGGCTTTCTGCGAAATGGTGCTGGAAAACGGTGGCAATGGTATTGTTGCCATCAATTCCCTGGGACCGGCCATGTCCATTGATCTCAAAAGCCGCTCCACTTCCATGGGGAATAGTCAAGGAGAGGTCTGGATGTCCGGACCGGCCATCAAGCCTCTCGCTCTGGCCTTCATCTCCCGCATAAAGAAAGCTCTTCCGGAATGTGAGATCATCGGTGTGGGGGGGGTCGCGACGGCCGATGATGTCTTGGAATTTCTGCTGGCCGGAGCAAGCGCCGTTCAAATGCTCTCTGCCGCCATGCTCAAGGGAGTGGATCTCTACCGTACGATACTGAACGATCTTCCAGAAAGACTGGTCCACTATGGCTTCGCCTCTGTTCAGGAGGTGGTAGAGACGGATCTTATCATTCCTCAAGTTTCGTATGAGGTCTGCCTTCCCAGGATTGATGCTGAAAAATGTATTCTCTGTGACCGTTGTGTGAAAGCGTGCCCTTACATGGCTCTGACCCACGAGGATGATGGCATTCGTGTCAACCAAGAGAAATGTTTCGGCTGTAGCTTTTGCCGGTCCCTTTGCCCGAAGAGTGCCATTACCTATGGTGTCTAG
- a CDS encoding (2Fe-2S)-binding protein — MISFTLNNKIVSVNSPLSTPLLHVLRSSFGLMGSKEGCGEGECGACSLLINDTLHTSCIYPLANVAGKSVLTIEGFKGTPQFKCLDEAFARCSAVQCGFCTPGMILASHALLVKNPDPTLPEVKEALSGNLCRCTGYNLIFEAVLLAAKNGGGLW; from the coding sequence ATGATCTCTTTTACATTGAATAATAAAATTGTTTCTGTGAATTCTCCTCTCTCGACACCTCTTCTACATGTTCTACGCAGTTCATTTGGTCTCATGGGCAGCAAGGAGGGGTGTGGCGAAGGAGAGTGTGGGGCATGTAGTCTTCTCATCAATGACACACTGCATACTAGCTGTATTTATCCTTTGGCCAATGTGGCGGGAAAGTCTGTGTTGACCATAGAAGGATTCAAGGGGACACCTCAGTTCAAGTGTCTTGATGAGGCCTTTGCACGCTGTAGTGCGGTGCAATGTGGGTTCTGTACGCCAGGGATGATTTTGGCTTCCCATGCTCTGCTTGTGAAAAATCCTGATCCGACCCTTCCTGAAGTGAAGGAGGCCCTTTCCGGCAATCTCTGCCGTTGCACCGGTTATAATTTGATTTTCGAGGCAGTTCTTTTGGCTGCGAAAAATGGGGGTGGACTGTGGTAG
- a CDS encoding xanthine dehydrogenase family protein molybdopterin-binding subunit, which yields MGKCLDLKSTASSVVKKDHREKCDGSLLYLNDIAEEGLLYARLFRSTEAAADIVSCSLPELPEGYYIIGAKDIKGKNFVKLMVEDQPVFADGTVTYVGEPIFLIVGRDRDVIHGISDAIKVEYEMHTPVFDFQSRCTPDIQHMVSYSLGCPREESLDVEERAHLVKVEEFRTPLQEHVYLEPQTVKGFIDSEGRVTVEGSMQCPYYVKKAVMSALALSDDEVRIIQSPTGGAFGGKEDFPCSIGCQVAVAASIIKKPILLTFDRHEDMMFTTKRHPAVVRYRTSLDENGEILGMNIEVYFDGGANQGLSSVVLQRALINSIGVYAIPHVSVQGYVVFTNNVPNGAFRGFGAPQSTAALEAHMVHIARDFSIDPLEYKQHYLVAQGSPTVTGGLFRDPVLLPTMIHDVKSRFGYEGKKRHFTELNRSNPRYRKGIGTSLFLHGCGFTGSGERDYIKSVVRLEKNGADDVTIRIANVDMGQGLLTTMSKIVGQALDIDYRKITFPYPDTACVPDSGPTVASRTIMIVGKILERAALRLKDKWVSGEEQVVTEEYIHDESTIPWDENALTGDAYPAYSWGVNMVEVTVDILTGHIDVDRIDASYDVGKAIDERVLRGQIDGGVTQGVAWGYMENMERHDGVMYQRTISDYGPPTAMDIPLIESHLYDNPYENGPSGAKGAGELTFIGGSPALHDAVEDATGAVFHRLPLTPEHVLEVLGDQEEK from the coding sequence ATGGGAAAATGTTTGGATTTGAAATCGACAGCCAGTTCTGTGGTAAAAAAGGATCATCGTGAGAAATGTGATGGCTCCTTGCTTTATCTGAACGATATTGCGGAAGAGGGACTTCTCTATGCCCGACTCTTTCGCTCTACGGAGGCTGCTGCTGATATAGTCTCCTGTTCTTTGCCTGAGTTGCCCGAAGGCTATTACATCATCGGTGCCAAGGATATTAAGGGGAAAAACTTCGTCAAGCTCATGGTGGAGGATCAGCCTGTCTTTGCGGACGGAACTGTGACCTATGTCGGTGAGCCGATCTTTTTGATCGTCGGCAGGGACCGGGATGTTATTCATGGTATAAGCGATGCCATCAAGGTGGAGTATGAAATGCATACTCCGGTGTTTGATTTTCAAAGCCGCTGTACTCCTGATATCCAACACATGGTGAGTTATTCCCTGGGATGCCCACGGGAAGAGTCTCTTGATGTCGAGGAACGTGCCCACTTAGTCAAGGTCGAGGAATTCAGGACTCCCCTGCAGGAACATGTCTATCTGGAACCCCAAACTGTGAAAGGGTTCATTGATTCCGAGGGGAGGGTGACTGTCGAAGGGAGTATGCAGTGCCCTTATTATGTGAAAAAAGCGGTCATGTCGGCCTTGGCATTATCCGATGATGAGGTCCGGATTATCCAGTCGCCCACCGGAGGAGCCTTTGGGGGCAAGGAGGATTTCCCCTGTTCCATAGGGTGTCAGGTTGCGGTTGCTGCTTCCATTATCAAAAAGCCCATTCTTCTGACCTTTGACCGTCATGAAGATATGATGTTCACCACCAAGCGCCACCCTGCCGTGGTGCGCTATCGGACATCCCTGGATGAAAACGGGGAGATTCTGGGCATGAACATAGAGGTTTATTTCGATGGCGGGGCCAATCAGGGACTGAGTTCCGTGGTGCTTCAGCGGGCGCTTATCAATTCCATCGGTGTCTATGCCATCCCCCATGTTTCGGTACAGGGGTATGTGGTTTTTACCAACAATGTCCCCAATGGAGCGTTTCGCGGATTCGGTGCGCCTCAAAGTACTGCTGCCTTGGAAGCGCATATGGTCCATATCGCTCGTGATTTTTCCATAGACCCTCTGGAATACAAGCAACACTATCTCGTCGCCCAAGGAAGTCCGACAGTGACAGGTGGCCTTTTCAGAGACCCTGTCCTGTTGCCCACCATGATCCACGATGTGAAAAGTCGTTTTGGCTACGAAGGCAAAAAAAGACACTTCACGGAGTTGAATAGGAGCAATCCCCGCTATCGTAAGGGCATCGGAACTTCGCTTTTCCTTCATGGCTGTGGTTTTACCGGCAGCGGGGAACGGGACTACATCAAATCAGTGGTTCGTCTGGAAAAAAATGGTGCTGATGACGTCACTATTCGTATCGCCAATGTTGACATGGGGCAGGGGTTGCTGACCACCATGAGTAAGATCGTTGGGCAGGCCCTGGACATTGATTACCGGAAAATCACTTTTCCGTATCCGGACACCGCTTGTGTGCCGGATTCCGGTCCCACTGTGGCCTCCCGGACCATCATGATCGTGGGAAAAATTCTGGAAAGGGCGGCCCTGCGTTTGAAAGATAAATGGGTGTCAGGTGAGGAACAGGTCGTGACCGAAGAGTATATTCACGATGAATCAACTATACCCTGGGATGAAAATGCTCTTACCGGAGATGCCTACCCCGCCTATTCGTGGGGAGTAAATATGGTCGAAGTCACGGTGGATATCCTAACTGGCCATATTGATGTGGATCGTATTGATGCTTCTTATGATGTGGGCAAGGCCATTGACGAACGGGTCCTTCGCGGTCAGATCGACGGCGGTGTGACTCAGGGAGTTGCCTGGGGGTACATGGAAAATATGGAACGGCATGATGGTGTTATGTATCAGAGGACCATTTCCGATTATGGTCCGCCCACAGCCATGGATATTCCGCTTATCGAGAGTCATCTTTATGATAATCCCTATGAGAATGGACCCTCTGGAGCCAAGGGCGCGGGGGAGTTGACTTTTATAGGTGGAAGCCCCGCCCTGCACGACGCGGTCGAGGATGCCACTGGGGCTGTCTTTCACCGACTCCCGCTTACCCCGGAACACGTTCTTGAGGTTCTTGGCGATCAAGAGGAAAAATAG